A genomic stretch from Lathyrus oleraceus cultivar Zhongwan6 chromosome 2, CAAS_Psat_ZW6_1.0, whole genome shotgun sequence includes:
- the LOC127117573 gene encoding elongator complex protein 1 isoform X1: protein MKNLNLFHEVPFILRLTSGDETFRFAALDIERNRLFFLSSHNFIYTYHLSSFHDKEAWSNNSLLSTNYGSVDLQPDDSVTSFDYLMEKEALLLGTSNGLLLLYDVDANATQVVGNLDGGVNCISLSPDGELLAIITGFGQILVMTHDWDLLYETPLVDDDDVPQGHHVNGENFLEGGFEQHPISWRGDGKYFATMSVCSSNLSRKLKVWDRDSGALFASSEEKTFAGAVLEWMPSGAKIAAVYDRKAENECPSIVFFERNGLERSKFSVGEGVNAKVKFLKWNCSSDLLAGVVECENYDAIKIWYFSNNHWYVKHEIRYLKQDEVRFIWNQEKPLQLICWTLGGQVTVYNFVWITAVMDNSVALVIDGSNINVTPLSLSLMPPPMYLFSLKFSSHVRGMAVYCKNSKNKLAAFLSDGSLCVVELPSIETWEELEGKEFIVEASHTEMVFGSILHLVWLDSHKLLSVSHYGFSHSNDLFQTSLNKDALPGFFLQEIELECSEDIVPGLLTCSGWHATVSKQNNLKELVIGIAPNPASKSSAFMQFSEGKIKEYLSKIGTGGGSLEQEFQGFSAVCPRMGVALVGSVGQSKPVLFGLDEIGRLHTSGGIVVCNNCSSFSFYSNLADQVITHLILATKQDLLFIVDIVDIFNGEFDLKYGNFVRSNSRKKEENENYIHIWERGAKIVGVLHGDEAATILQTTRGNLECIYPRKLVLVSIINALTQKRFRDALLMVRRHRIDFNVIVDYCGWQAFSQSAFEFVRQVSNLGYITEFVCSVKNENVLEKLYKNHVSVPCSEVANVMLAGALENCHVDNKVSSILMAIRKALQEHFTESPARELCILTTLARSEPPLLEDALKRIKAIREKELSHADDHMRVSYPSAEEALKHLLWLADGDAVYDAALGLYDLKLTAIVALNAQKDPKEFLPFLQELERMPTQLMQYNIDLRLKRFEKALRHIASAGDSYYDDCMALVNKNPQLFPLALQLFTDPAKRMPFLEAWGDYLSDEKYFEEAATIYLSCFNLDKALKSYRAINNWSGVLTVAGFLNLGKDEVLHLAGELCEQLQALGKPGEAAKIALDYCGDVNSGVNLLISARDWEEALRVVLMHRREDLIKTVKDASIECASTLINEYEEGLEKVGKYLTRYLAVRQRRLLLSAKLRSEERAASDLDDDAASEASSNFSGMSAYTTGTRKSSAVSTMSAATTRAREARRQRKRGKIRPGSAGEELALVDHLKGMSLRVESRRELKSLLVSLMMFGEGETARKLQQMGENFQLSQMAAVRLAEETISTETINEYAHTLEQYTRKVRDDMHNSEDLSWRLKVFLTHE, encoded by the exons ATGAAAAACCTAAACCTCTTCCATGAGGTTCCTTTCATTCTCCGGTTAACCTCCGGCGACGAAACTTTTCGATTCGCCGCCTTAGATATCGAACGCAACCGTCTCTTCTTCCTCTCTTCCCACAATTTCATCTACACTTACCATCTCTCTTCCTTCCAT GATAAAGAAGCTTGGAGTAATAACTCACTGTTATCTACGAATTATGGCAGCGTTGATCTCCAACCCGATGACAGTGTTACTTCTTTTGATTATCTCATGGAGAAAGAAGCGCTTCTTCTCGGAACTTCGAACGGGCTTTTATTGCTCTATGATGTTGACGCTAACGCAACTCAAGTTGTTGGTAACTTGGATGGTGGCGTCAACTGCATTTCCCTTAGTCCTGATGGTGAACTTCTTGCTATAATTACTGGTTTTGGTCAGATTTTGGTTATGACTCATGATTGGGATTTGTTGTATGAAACACCACTcgttgatgatgatgatgttccTCAAGGCCATCACGTAA ATGGAGAAAACTTTCTGGAGGGTGGGTTTGAGCAACATCCGATATCTTGGCGAGGAGATGGAAAGTACTTTGCTACGATGAGCGTGTGTAGTTCTAATTTATCGCGGAAACTTAAGGTTTGGGATCGAGATTCAGGGGCATTGTTTGCTTCTTCGGAGGAAAAAACTTTTGCTGGAGCAGTTTTGGAGTGGATGCCCAGTGGTGCTAAAATTGCAGCTGTATATGACAGAAAAGCTGAAAATGAATGCCCTTCCATTGTTTTCTTTGAGAGGAATGGATTGGAAAGAAGCAAGTTTAGTGTTGGTGAAGGAGTTAATGCAAAAGTAAAATTTCTGAAGTGGAATTGCAGTTCTGATCTTCTTGCGGGTGTTGTAGAATGTGAAAATTATGATGCTATAAAGATATGGTATTTTAGCAACAATCATTGGTACGTGAAGCATGAAATTAGATACTTGAAGCAAGATGAAGTCAGGTTCATATGGAATCAAGAAAAACCTTTGCAGTTGATTTGTTGGACTCTTGGTGGTCAGGTTACAGTTTACAATTTTGTTTGGATTACAGCTGTTATGGACAATTCCGTTGCACTAGTCATCGATGGTTCTAATATTAACGTAACACCACTTTCCTTATCTTTAATGCCACCTCCCATGTATTTATTTAGCCTTAAATTTTCTTCCCATGTACGGGGTATGGCTGTATATTGTAAAAACTCCAAGAACAAGTTAGCTGCATTTCTTTCGGATGGTAGTTTATGTGTTGTAGAGCTTCCATCAATTGAAACCTGGGAAGAACTAGAGGGGAAAGAATTCATTGTTGAAGCCTCTCATACTGAAATGGTGTTCGGATCCATATTACATCTTGTATGGTTGGATTCACATAAGCTGTTATCTGTTTCACATTATGGTTTTAGTCATAGCAATGACTTATTCCAAACATCACTCAATAAGGATGCACTTCCAGGCTTCTTTTTGCAGGAAATAGAACTTGAATGTTCTGAGGATATTGTTCCAGGATTGCTGACATGTTCTGGCTGGCATGCAACAGTTTCAAAACAAAATAACCTTAAAGAGCTTGTTATTGGCATTGCTCCAAACCCTGCTAGTAAATCTTCAGCATTTATGCAGTTTTCTGAGGGTaaaatcaaagagtatttatCGAAAATAGGCACTGGTGGTGGATCTCTAGAGCAAGAATTTCAAGGATTTTCAGCAGTCTGCCCGAGGATGGGTGTAGCGTTGGTCGGAAGTGTTGGCCAGTCAAAACCTGTGCTTTTTGGACTGGATGAGATTGGCAGATTGCATACTAGCGGGGGTATAGTGGTTTGCAACAACTGCAGCAGTTTTTCATTTTACTCAAATTTGGCAGACCAAGTAATAACACATCTAATTCTTGCAACTAAACAAGATCTGCTTTTTATTGTTGACATTGTTGATATATTTAATGGGGAGTTTGACTTAAAGTATGGAAATTTTGTCCGCAGTAACAGCAGAAAAAAGGAAGAAAATGAAAACTACATACATATATGGGAGAGAGGTGCTAAAATTGTTGGGGTTTTACATGGAGATGAAGCTGCCACTATACTGCAAACTACTCGGGGAAACCTAGAATGTATATACCCTAGAAAATTGGTTTTGGTTTCTATCATTAATGCCTTAACTCAAAAGCGATTTAGAGATGCGTTACTCATGGTCAGGAGGCATAGGATAGATTTCAACGTAATTGTTGATTATTGTGGTTGGCAAGCATTTTCACAATCAGCTTTTGAATTTGTCAGGCAGGTCAGCAATCTGGGTTACATAACTGAGTTTGTTTGTTCTGTAAAGAATGAAAATGTTCTAGAGAAACTCTACAAAAATCATGTGTCTGTTCCCTGTTCAGAGGTTGCTAATGTTATGCTAGCTGGAGCCCTTGAAAATTGTCATGTTGATAACAAGGTTTCTTCGATTTTGATGGCCATAAGGAAAGCACTTCAGGAACACTTTACAGAAAGTCCTGCAAGGGAGCTTTGCATATTAACCACTCTTGCTCGGAGTGAGCCTCCGTTACTTGAAGATGCTCTAAAGAGAATAAAAGCCATTCGTGAAAAGGAATTGTCTCATGCTGATGATCATATGAGGGTGTCTTACCCTTCTGCTGAAGAAGCTTTGAAACATCTGTTGTGGTTGGCCGACGGGGATGCTGTCTATGATGCTGCTTTGGGTCTTTATGATTTAAAACTCACAGCTATTGTGGCATTGAATGCCCAAAAAGATCCAAAAGAATTTCTTCCTTTCTTGCAAGAGTTGGAGCGTATGCCTACACAATTAATGCAATATAATATCGACCTTAGGCTGAAAAGGTTTGAAAAGGCTCTCAGACATATTGCTTCTGCTGGAGATTCATACTATGATGATTGTATGGCACTTGTGAATAAAAACCCTCAACTTTTTCCATTGGCTCTTCAACTTTTTACTGACCCTGCCAAAAGGATGCCATTCCTAGAGGCTTGGGGTGATTATCTTAGTGATGAAAAGTACTTTGAAGAGGCTGCAACAATTTACTTGTCCTGTTTCAATTTGGATAAGGCTCTGAAGTCTTATCGTGCTATTAATAACTGGAGTGGAGTGCTTACAGTTGCTGGGTTCCTTAATCTGGGAAAGGATGAAGTACTGCATCTTGCTGGTGAACTTTGTGAACAACTTCAAGCGCTTGGTAAACCTGGTGAAGCTGCCAAAATTGCCCTGGACTACTGTGGAGATGTTAATTCTGGTGTGAATTTATTAATTTCTGCAAGAGATTGGGAGGAGGCTTTGAGGGTTGTTTTAATGCATAGAAGAGAGGACTTAATTAAAACCGTAAAGGATGCATCTATTGAATGTGCAAGCACACTTATCAATGAATATGAGGAAGGCTTAGAGAAAGTGGGGAAGTACTTGACCCGTTACTTGGCTGTTCGACAGAGAAGATTACTTCTTTCGGCCAAGCTCCGGTCAGAGGAACGTGCAGCTAGTGATCTGGATGATGATGCTGCTTCAGAAGCTAGCAGTAATTTTAGTGGAATGAGTGCATACACCACAGG AACCCGGAAAAGTTCTGCTGTTTCTACCATGTCAGCTGCAACTACCAGGGCAAG